TTCATCGCCCTTGTAGTTGATGTCGCCGAGATCACTGATGAGACCATTCGAAGTGCCAACATAGGTCATTCTCTCTCCATCCTTCATTATGAAAAGGAAGGCAGCAGGATCGGGTTTACTGTCAAGGTTTACCTTGAGGAGCGTACCGTGATCACCTGTTGCGGCTGTCTTGTTCACGTTGGAAGCACCGAAAACAGTCTTGAGAGTGTTCTCTGTGATGTCCATGATCTTGCCCTTGATAGTTCCGGGATCAGAACCTGGGATAGTTCTCTTGGGTTGAAGTGCCCAGTTCTTCAGAGTCTCACTGTCACGTGCTGTAAAAGTGATACCGTCTGCATCGATATCTCCGACTATGGTCCAAGCTGTGAGCGTGTCTGTCGGATATGCAGGCAAAGTAGTTCCGGCCGGAGCCGTGTAGAACATTCCGGAAGCGTAGCCGCCTCCGAGCATAACATTATCTGCCATTTTTTTACCTCCTATTGATAGTAGTAAATTCTTGATGTGCCACTATATTTAACCTCGCCGAGCACATAGCGAGGTCAGGTCTCACGGGATCAGATCCCCACGATCCTGATGAATTGACTGTCACCATTCTGATTGCAGTCGTTTGCTCGTCTGATATCTTCTTCAATACGCCGATCGCGTTTCTTAGAAGTTCGTCTGCTGCCTCTTCTGACTCTGCTCTGGCATCGAGAACGATGTCAACCGAGTCGATGGTGTTCTTATCAGAACCACCGACTCTCTGGACTTCAAGGGAAGGAACTTTGAACTTCGCAGGAAGCGGTCTGCAGTAGATGTCGAAGTAGTCAGTCAAAGCGAGTCTGACGATGTTCTCTATATCAATGCTTCTGAGTATTTCCATATCACACCGCCCTGCTCAATGCTTTATTTTCGGATTCGGCTCTCACACTCGCCTCATCGGTCGTAGCTACACCGGCGACCCATCTGGTCGGCTTCTTGACTGCGTTAGCCGTATAGCCTTCAGATGGTTCCGAGATATTAGCTGTCGCTGTTGTTGCGATTCGCTTCGCTTGCGAAAGAGCCAATTCTCTAACACCTTCCGACTGGAGTATCTCGACGAATCCTGCATTCTTCCATTCAAACCGAACATTCCTTGCCATAAATCAACCCTCCCGTCTAACGAGGTTGAGCTGAATGTGGGAAGTCCTTGACGGACCTGTCCACTTGCGTGGCGCACCGTTTATCTCAAAGGTCTGACCGTCAAACTCAATACGATCTCCAGCCTTTGCATCTGTTCCTTCGGGAACATAAGCCGTCCAACTGTCATTGATACCAAGAACGCGTCCATCCTGGGACAGTGAAGTCGATGCAGGCTGTATGGAGCAGCCTGTCACCGTTGTCTTCTCTGTGTTTGTCCAGTCGGGCACTTCTGAGCCACGAGATGTGGTTGTTGTCTTGGCCCTCACTACCGTGATGGTCTGATTAGCGAATGAGGGAAGCATCAAAAACACCTCTCTCTCGGCTTCATAAGATTCAATGCGTCGATCTTCTGCACCTTCAAGCCCAGAGCCTTCATATCAGTCGGCCAGAGCTTGATAGCTCCGCTTGAGTTAGGCAAGCTATAAGACTGAGATACACCACCGGCTGCTTCTGCGTATGACGCGACAGGAAGCTGATTTCCGGGAGTGTTCAACTCGCGGATAACGACGTCACACGTCACGCTCTTAGCCACATCCGCGAGGATAGGTGTTGCTGCGATCATCTGGTCGTAGTCTCTGCCTGTTCTCTGCGCCTCGACTCTGATCAGATTGCTGATGACAGGGATCAGATAGCCTGCTCTCGTCTGCTCTTCAGATGTGAGCGATCTCTTGAGATTGATGACATCTTGTACTGTAGCAAAGTCTGACATCGCGCTTACCTCGTTACTTCTTTAGTCTTCTTTGTGGTTCTTTTACGCGCCGGAGTTTTCTTAACATCTTCTACGGACTCGGCTGGTGGCACCGCTGGTGCCGGTGTAGCCTTCTCAGGCTTCTTGGCATCAACGGGCATCCACAAACCACCAAGCTCGGAGTCGACATTTACGACCGCTCCGGTCTTAACGTTACGGTAACGCATTAGGACTCAGAGGACTCTATTCTTGCGAAAGCACTTCCGTCAAGAATAGCCCAACCGATCCATGCTTCTGCACGGAGATATACCTGATTGTATCCCTTAAGGTCTGCAGCTGTGTTATCTGGATCACCATACTCGATAACATCAAAGTTAATGATGTCTGCATAGCCCCATTTGAAAGCGTTCTGGAAGTCACCTGCGTAAGCGTACTCACCATTTACCACGGATACTGTGCTGTTGATGTCAACAGGAACACCGTTGATGGATGCAGGTGCATTACCCCAACCAAGCTCAGGATACTGCTTAACGCCGCCTACCTTTAGCTTAGCAAGATCTGCTGCAAAAGTCTTGCTCATGGCGATACCGTTGAAGTCGTAGTCACCGATAGCTGTAACAGCAGACTCGATGTTTGCTTCAGGGTTAAGAGCTGAATATGTAACGGGAGTCACATGCTCATTCGTGTCGAAGGAGTTCTTGCCGATCAAAGCTGTCGCGGCAGCACCTGTTGCAGGATTCGTGCCGTGCATAACCATGATGTCGAGACCGCGAGCGATCTTGCCTGCGAAAGCCTCAGAGAAAGCTCTGAGGTATTCGAGTTGCTTTTCTTCGGAGCAACGAATGAATTCGTCAGATACTCTCTGACCGTATTCGATCTTGAGAGGAACCATCTTGATGGTGTCGTTAGATCCAGTGTGAGAACCCTTCGCGCCACCCTCTGCTACGAGGTTGACCTCTCCGCTCATGGAGAAGACCATAACGTCTGTTCCTGAGAAAGCGATAGGTGTCTGCTCTGCTAACTTAGCGATAGATGACTTCCCCTTCGCGCCTGTGAATACCTCTCTCACCAATTCGTGAGGGAATTTAGTTGATGTGAATGCCATTTTTACATCCTCCTTAAATTAATCGTTTTTGATCGCGGACAATACTGACTTGAATGCCGTCTTTGACGAATCAAGAGTCTCGCCCGACTCTGGGTTCTTAGTCGGGAGCGGTGCGCCGTTTCCAACTAGCTTCTTTAGGGATTCCGCGTCAGCTCTGATAGACTGCTCGTCTTCTCCGCTGATACGGCCTATCCACTCGTGTGAAAGCCCCACCTCGTGAGCTATCCGGCTCTTTAACGAGGCCGTCTCGTATGTTTTGTTCTGTGCCATGAGGTCTTCAATGGTCTGAGAGTCAGTCTCACGAGCTTTCTTGTATTCTTCAAGAGTCTGATTAGCTTCTTCGAGTGCTTTCTGATGGTCAGACGGTGAGATCCAACCTTCATAGCGCTTGTTGGTCGCTTCACGCTCTCTCTTCAAGCGTTCCTTGACGATATTGTCAAGCTCTTCCTGTGTCTCAATGGCCTTGAATGTGCTTTCTGTTGTTTCTGACATAATGTAGTCCTTTCCCCGATTTCAATCCGTTTCGGTAAACGTTAATAACTAACGCGTTGCTTTTTGGCCACCTTGGCCGTGTCGCAAGCGTGAG
The genomic region above belongs to Candidatus Zixiibacteriota bacterium and contains:
- a CDS encoding Gp19/Gp15/Gp42 family protein — translated: MSDFATVQDVINLKRSLTSEEQTRAGYLIPVISNLIRVEAQRTGRDYDQMIAATPILADVAKSVTCDVVIRELNTPGNQLPVASYAEAAGGVSQSYSLPNSSGAIKLWPTDMKALGLKVQKIDALNLMKPRERCF
- a CDS encoding phage major capsid protein, which codes for MAFTSTKFPHELVREVFTGAKGKSSIAKLAEQTPIAFSGTDVMVFSMSGEVNLVAEGGAKGSHTGSNDTIKMVPLKIEYGQRVSDEFIRCSEEKQLEYLRAFSEAFAGKIARGLDIMVMHGTNPATGAAATALIGKNSFDTNEHVTPVTYSALNPEANIESAVTAIGDYDFNGIAMSKTFAADLAKLKVGGVKQYPELGWGNAPASINGVPVDINSTVSVVNGEYAYAGDFQNAFKWGYADIINFDVIEYGDPDNTAADLKGYNQVYLRAEAWIGWAILDGSAFARIESSES
- a CDS encoding DUF4355 domain-containing protein; amino-acid sequence: MSETTESTFKAIETQEELDNIVKERLKREREATNKRYEGWISPSDHQKALEEANQTLEEYKKARETDSQTIEDLMAQNKTYETASLKSRIAHEVGLSHEWIGRISGEDEQSIRADAESLKKLVGNGAPLPTKNPESGETLDSSKTAFKSVLSAIKND